The following proteins come from a genomic window of Candidatus Francisella endociliophora:
- a CDS encoding type VI secretion protein IcmF/TssM N-terminal domain-containing protein, with translation MKQNLVSKTVISHVSALVIIWVILPFFQFSSYDLFASEIVKIFLSLLYFIVFYLIKAHKDYKISFYNADQEHGGYLSKFAESIKELVYSQTKDSKFFSGRGLYKSPWFLTLGLPNSGKTTIIKNSNLHFDFKHSQTSANVNKPTLDWYSSKDATFIDMNAKLASADRVEENTLFDDVLEIIKRARRLKPLDGLIISVNAEHLITDNIQELERDFNKYKVLLKKIYNSGIRDIPIYVFISNMDKIPGFTQYFDSKTFDVTNSILGVTLPSSGVHEPIEWLDEQLNEIVNNINANIFSSIRKKNSNIDSHQAFYFARYFSYLNEKINTFLSDVVYENSYTKDIYLRGVYFTSVCLNKVHHFDKSTSDVYFLKNIMKDVVVREASKTTIFDNIIHFLSKHKNYVYTVTGIGAVGLVFSWITGYTQASYYLAQVKHTNNTLQPIIGAPLYSSSYWQRIQKLEYLAKLRDKEFGSWHHFGFGFPVTTDQNLDKIYELELQSVFKPYVLNEIKNNMLSLIDRINSLGSDETVDKAQKMKQLYNWLMVYVMFNKTQHLDAEFIQDTVDSYWENIYKADDDRLAAYETYLNDLLLLPTDKLHSELDNSIIEKARAVLGGDIYIYRAYEQFKQKNMEQKANYRPTILGSLKYVNLFDKPVSINYIYTIDGWENYSKEALVKELELAEKDQWAFASASNQTDADIGKAKQKIFNLYWSDYANIWSQALKDIRFKHITFEEKYNASKTNDSYLKVFNEIFSQLKTNLTTDVVSSTADTDRKMVASITGFVNNDYRVNQLNDKIKQLEKLVTIMSNNTQTSQQQAFVVSKLIATNKQGSFVGLTDMVKDLPSAMTSLINSYLSSFTYSMFNAGASYDIALWNKDLSESCASKFASNYPFSNSKDEIGLDVYKETMSKTSTLMDYMNNNIYPFMNREKTGELTFKEIYGVKFPLDKSLFKQVNILSQLDALTKNNNSEASDKLNMVVGLTPVLLSSDLSGVDIIYNGKKYGYYNGPQYQQDLYWPASKSQNQGTVQVIWHYKNHDDDTKYVYTGPWGLIKLLSQFEYNPEDKSYTIRFGKTSFAKYKITTKGKGSINSLGSLENLQCKF, from the coding sequence ATGAAACAAAATTTAGTCTCAAAAACTGTTATAAGCCATGTTAGTGCTTTGGTAATTATATGGGTTATATTGCCTTTCTTCCAGTTTTCTAGTTATGATTTGTTTGCTAGTGAAATTGTTAAAATATTTTTATCACTTTTATACTTTATTGTTTTTTATCTAATAAAAGCTCATAAAGATTATAAAATAAGCTTTTATAATGCAGATCAAGAGCATGGAGGATATTTATCAAAATTTGCTGAATCAATAAAAGAGCTTGTCTATTCTCAAACAAAAGATTCAAAATTTTTTAGTGGAAGAGGACTTTATAAATCTCCATGGTTCTTGACTCTAGGGTTACCAAATAGTGGTAAAACAACAATTATAAAAAATAGTAATTTACATTTTGATTTTAAGCATAGTCAAACAAGTGCAAATGTAAACAAACCAACACTTGATTGGTATAGCTCTAAAGATGCAACATTTATTGATATGAATGCAAAGTTGGCTAGTGCAGATCGTGTTGAGGAAAATACTTTATTTGATGATGTTTTAGAGATTATTAAGAGAGCTCGTAGACTAAAACCATTAGATGGTTTAATTATTAGCGTAAATGCAGAGCATTTGATAACTGATAATATTCAAGAGTTAGAGAGAGATTTTAATAAATATAAAGTCCTTTTGAAGAAAATATATAATAGTGGTATTAGAGATATTCCAATATATGTTTTTATATCAAACATGGACAAGATTCCTGGCTTTACTCAATACTTTGATTCAAAAACATTTGATGTCACAAATAGTATACTAGGAGTTACATTACCTTCTTCTGGTGTTCATGAGCCTATAGAGTGGTTAGATGAGCAACTAAACGAAATTGTAAATAATATTAATGCAAATATTTTTTCTTCTATTAGAAAGAAAAACTCAAATATTGATAGTCATCAGGCTTTTTATTTTGCTAGGTATTTTTCTTATCTAAATGAAAAAATAAACACATTCTTAAGTGATGTGGTGTATGAAAATAGTTATACAAAAGATATTTATTTAAGAGGAGTATACTTTACTTCGGTTTGTTTAAATAAGGTTCATCATTTTGATAAGAGTACTTCAGATGTTTATTTTTTAAAAAATATTATGAAGGATGTAGTTGTTAGGGAAGCAAGTAAAACAACTATATTTGATAATATTATTCATTTCTTATCTAAGCATAAAAACTACGTATATACTGTTACAGGAATTGGTGCTGTTGGTCTAGTATTTTCTTGGATAACAGGGTATACACAGGCATCTTATTATTTAGCTCAGGTAAAACATACTAACAATACATTACAACCTATTATAGGAGCTCCGCTATATAGTTCTTCCTACTGGCAAAGAATACAAAAATTAGAGTATCTTGCTAAGCTAAGAGATAAAGAATTTGGAAGCTGGCATCATTTTGGCTTTGGTTTTCCTGTAACAACAGATCAAAATCTAGATAAAATTTATGAGTTAGAGCTTCAGAGTGTCTTTAAACCTTATGTACTAAATGAAATTAAAAATAATATGTTGTCTCTTATTGATCGTATTAACAGTCTAGGAAGTGATGAGACTGTAGATAAGGCACAAAAGATGAAGCAGTTATACAACTGGCTAATGGTTTATGTAATGTTTAATAAGACACAACATTTAGATGCCGAATTTATACAAGATACAGTTGATAGTTATTGGGAAAATATATATAAGGCTGATGATGATAGATTAGCTGCATATGAGACTTATTTAAATGATCTTTTATTGTTGCCTACTGATAAGTTACATAGCGAGTTAGATAACTCTATAATTGAAAAAGCTAGAGCTGTGCTAGGTGGAGATATTTATATTTATAGAGCCTATGAACAGTTTAAGCAAAAAAATATGGAGCAAAAGGCTAACTATAGACCAACTATATTAGGATCACTAAAATATGTAAATCTATTTGATAAGCCCGTTAGTATTAATTATATCTATACTATTGATGGTTGGGAGAATTATTCAAAAGAAGCTTTGGTAAAAGAGCTTGAGTTAGCAGAAAAAGACCAATGGGCATTTGCTTCTGCATCTAATCAAACAGATGCTGATATAGGTAAAGCAAAACAGAAAATATTTAACCTATATTGGAGTGATTATGCAAATATTTGGTCGCAAGCATTAAAAGATATTAGATTTAAACATATAACGTTTGAAGAAAAATATAATGCAAGTAAAACTAATGATAGTTACTTAAAAGTTTTCAATGAAATATTCTCTCAGCTGAAGACTAATTTAACAACAGATGTGGTTTCATCTACAGCTGATACTGATAGAAAAATGGTAGCATCAATAACAGGCTTTGTTAATAACGATTATCGTGTTAATCAACTTAATGATAAGATAAAACAGCTTGAAAAATTAGTTACTATTATGAGTAATAATACTCAAACAAGTCAGCAGCAAGCATTTGTCGTATCAAAGTTGATAGCTACTAATAAGCAAGGATCTTTTGTAGGATTAACAGATATGGTTAAAGACTTACCTAGTGCTATGACCTCTCTTATTAATAGTTATCTAAGTAGCTTTACGTATAGTATGTTTAATGCTGGCGCTAGCTACGATATAGCATTGTGGAATAAAGATCTATCAGAATCTTGTGCTAGTAAGTTTGCTTCAAATTATCCTTTCTCAAATTCTAAAGATGAAATTGGCTTAGATGTTTATAAAGAAACTATGTCTAAGACAAGTACCTTAATGGACTATATGAATAATAATATTTATCCATTTATGAATAGAGAAAAAACTGGAGAATTAACATTTAAAGAAATATATGGTGTTAAATTCCCTCTGGATAAGAGTTTATTTAAACAAGTAAATATCTTATCTCAGCTAGATGCGCTTACTAAAAATAATAATAGTGAAGCAAGTGATAAGTTAAATATGGTTGTTGGATTAACTCCTGTACTTTTATCAAGTGATTTATCAGGTGTTGATATTATCTATAATGGTAAAAAATATGGGTACTACAATGGTCCGCAGTACCAGCAAGATTTATACTGGCCAGCGAGCAAATCTCAAAATCAAGGTACTGTCCAAGTTATATGGCATTATAAGAATCATGATGATGATACTAAGTATGTATATACTGGGCCATGGGGATTAATTAAACTACTATCTCAGTTTGAATATAATCCGGAAGATAAATCCTACACAATAAGATTTGGTAAAACTAGCTTTGCTAAGTATAAGATTACTACGAAAGGTAAGGGTAGTATAAATAGCTTAGGAAGTTTAGAAAATCTACAGTGTAAATTCTAA
- the tssJ gene encoding type VI secretion system lipoprotein TssJ: protein MMNKKLHILMMVVLSLLLGSCSTVYVDMNASKDINPNLQGNPSSLMIYVFQLKDKLAFDSANFSKINSEDGLKGSVISRETYIIQPGEEKEIYFYTDDDAKYIGVAAGYRNINLDWKQVVPVTKHYFSKTYKLKLTNYGIKLKE from the coding sequence ATGATGAATAAGAAATTACATATTTTGATGATGGTTGTATTATCTTTATTATTAGGTTCATGCTCTACTGTTTATGTAGATATGAATGCTAGTAAGGATATAAATCCAAACTTACAAGGAAACCCATCATCGTTAATGATTTATGTTTTCCAGCTTAAGGATAAACTAGCATTTGATTCGGCTAATTTTTCTAAAATAAATAGTGAAGATGGTTTGAAAGGATCTGTTATTTCTAGAGAAACATATATAATTCAGCCAGGCGAAGAAAAAGAAATATATTTCTATACAGATGATGATGCTAAGTATATAGGTGTAGCAGCAGGGTATAGAAACATTAATTTAGATTGGAAACAAGTAGTTCCTGTTACTAAGCATTACTTCTCTAAAACTTATAAATTGAAGCTTACAAATTATGGAATTAAGTTAAAAGAATAA
- a CDS encoding ImcF-related family protein, which translates to MSNFFKKILLMLNKAVKSRWFLIAVIFCVILLLIWVVIPGISIFGLSILKSSTAKILTTFFVLIAVLGVWLYKKNLLSFSKVVAFFVERNEKKSKKLNLTDVKVRAELKSLVSLLKKRKKINKKDTPIYAILGENKESLEAVLRHSSKKSNATNDSISVDKFTSDALAWNISSDKALISLFDVKNFYGLFRCLYGINNHYPINGIVYNISLDKIFESKSSISNYQKEIQSEIFELRNYLDKIAKKYNIEIPIYITFSGIEIISGFDEYMSVASNKVKYNPLGITLSAGKPANFMKIKEKFQQFFAALNDNIIVKCDSTLNAEKVLKIITFTKQVILSLESIEPSLDRLFDNKIQKTTVVRGLYFISYKNSDSCFDLMRMQKFDKSVSFTDQRIYFLDNLFKDVILMEAYNFGENKNYIKKLKYKDYSRSGIAVVAGFVLSVLWIKSSLSYIDFFNKVDSKYNKILHSNVSSNNAAISFANLINQHSNLSLNGLYYNESLVDDLSGIYRNIIQINFIPQLEKDIANKLQQAIDNLPKEKVPTSMQVENLHTWLAVYLMLVDEKHFDETMFVRSIKSIWSEQKISAIEFGNREELLEATVISGIPKNIKLNKALVFKAREILRSDSTYVLAYQMLKDQALQDTDDQYTLLGEASDVNTNYVFDNNVVKVPNFYTKKGYYSIYLKNQVDFLKKAAQSMWVLSGDQGGLSNLTLVNLKANMDILYWNDYLNTWNDALDKINIQNTNSIKDLIRVLNSLTISDNSIVTVLKRIVTNTDFISMSDVTSKVGLNSGNRNIVTSKYNEVIKLLSEYKKSNINKGDENDSKASGTIPEMSDDIGKIRNSLVSISLSSQPNRDAFTLVQNKKEAGIFKDLSNLWEVANNSPEPLKKWASQIVNVTTRVLNSMAIKEINARWEKEPLDYFNNYLKDRYPLKLNAYKQSSAKSFIEFFKKDGVMQKFIKENLASLIEKSSNSRGYVWKKYYGEPFAYDEDFLAMINSLNTIEEMFFSEEGIGFKIFLVPDYLNKNLSVLSIDFNNKSYSYANGPQEDFIIEWPAKNINKSPVTISYTSKDGDTNMINFDGEWGLFKFLEKGNIKYSEEKGVNRFRIYNDKDILAEYTLKTNSLDDKFSFDVFKNLNVMDRIKSSKEVNK; encoded by the coding sequence ATGTCTAATTTCTTTAAAAAGATTTTGCTTATGTTAAACAAAGCTGTCAAAAGTCGATGGTTTCTTATAGCAGTTATCTTTTGTGTAATTTTACTATTAATCTGGGTAGTTATTCCAGGAATATCTATTTTTGGTTTATCTATTTTAAAGTCTAGTACAGCTAAAATTTTAACAACTTTCTTTGTTCTAATTGCTGTTCTAGGAGTATGGCTATATAAGAAAAACTTGTTAAGTTTTTCTAAAGTTGTAGCTTTTTTTGTAGAAAGAAATGAGAAGAAATCTAAAAAACTTAATCTAACGGATGTAAAGGTAAGAGCGGAGTTAAAAAGTTTAGTTTCTTTATTAAAGAAAAGAAAAAAAATAAATAAAAAAGATACACCTATCTATGCCATTTTAGGAGAGAATAAAGAAAGTTTAGAAGCTGTTTTAAGACATTCCTCTAAAAAAAGTAATGCAACAAATGACTCAATATCAGTTGATAAGTTTACTAGTGATGCATTAGCTTGGAATATATCTAGTGATAAGGCTCTGATTTCTCTTTTTGATGTAAAGAATTTTTACGGTCTATTTCGTTGTTTATATGGAATAAATAATCATTATCCTATAAATGGAATTGTTTATAATATTAGTTTAGATAAAATTTTTGAATCAAAATCTTCAATTAGTAACTATCAAAAAGAGATTCAATCTGAAATTTTTGAGTTGAGAAACTATTTAGACAAAATTGCTAAAAAATATAATATTGAAATTCCAATATATATAACATTTAGTGGTATAGAGATTATCTCAGGGTTTGATGAGTATATGTCTGTAGCATCAAATAAAGTTAAATATAATCCCTTAGGAATTACTTTATCTGCTGGTAAACCTGCAAATTTTATGAAAATTAAGGAAAAGTTCCAACAATTTTTTGCAGCCCTGAATGATAATATAATTGTGAAATGTGATAGTACACTAAATGCTGAAAAAGTATTGAAAATAATTACTTTTACTAAGCAAGTTATTTTATCATTAGAAAGTATTGAACCAAGCTTAGATCGCCTATTTGATAATAAAATACAAAAGACAACTGTAGTAAGAGGTTTATATTTCATAAGCTATAAAAACTCTGACTCATGCTTTGATTTAATGAGAATGCAGAAGTTCGATAAAAGTGTCAGCTTTACAGATCAAAGAATTTATTTCCTCGATAACTTATTCAAAGATGTTATTTTGATGGAAGCTTATAATTTTGGTGAAAATAAAAACTATATTAAAAAACTAAAGTATAAAGATTATAGTAGATCTGGAATAGCTGTTGTTGCGGGCTTTGTATTATCGGTTTTGTGGATTAAAAGTTCATTATCATATATTGATTTCTTTAATAAAGTTGATTCTAAGTATAATAAAATTTTACATTCAAATGTTAGCTCTAATAATGCTGCTATTAGTTTTGCAAACTTAATTAATCAGCATAGTAATCTTTCCTTAAATGGTTTGTATTATAACGAATCTCTAGTTGATGACTTATCAGGGATTTATAGAAATATAATACAGATTAATTTTATACCTCAATTAGAAAAAGATATTGCTAATAAGCTGCAGCAAGCTATTGATAATTTACCAAAGGAGAAGGTTCCTACTTCAATGCAAGTCGAGAATTTACATACTTGGCTTGCTGTATATTTAATGTTAGTTGATGAAAAACACTTCGATGAAACGATGTTTGTTAGAAGTATTAAATCAATATGGTCAGAACAAAAAATATCAGCAATTGAGTTTGGTAATAGAGAAGAGCTTTTAGAAGCTACTGTTATATCGGGGATTCCTAAGAATATTAAACTAAATAAAGCCTTAGTATTTAAAGCTAGAGAGATATTAAGATCAGATTCAACGTATGTATTAGCATATCAGATGCTAAAAGATCAAGCATTACAGGATACTGATGACCAATACACTCTGCTTGGTGAAGCAAGTGATGTTAATACTAACTATGTTTTTGACAATAATGTTGTTAAAGTACCAAATTTTTATACTAAAAAAGGATATTATAGTATATACCTAAAAAATCAGGTTGATTTTCTTAAAAAAGCAGCTCAAAGCATGTGGGTTTTATCAGGAGATCAAGGAGGGTTAAGTAATTTAACTTTAGTAAATCTAAAGGCTAATATGGATATTCTGTATTGGAATGATTATTTGAATACTTGGAATGATGCATTAGATAAAATAAATATACAAAATACTAATAGTATTAAAGATTTGATAAGAGTACTTAACAGTTTAACTATAAGTGATAATTCTATTGTAACTGTATTAAAAAGAATTGTGACAAATACAGACTTTATTAGTATGTCAGATGTTACCAGTAAAGTGGGGCTAAATAGTGGCAATAGGAATATTGTAACCTCAAAATACAATGAAGTTATTAAACTACTATCCGAGTATAAAAAATCAAATATCAATAAAGGCGATGAAAACGATTCTAAAGCATCCGGAACGATTCCTGAAATGTCTGATGATATTGGTAAGATAAGAAATTCTCTTGTGAGTATATCTTTATCTAGCCAACCTAATCGCGATGCCTTCACATTAGTTCAAAATAAAAAAGAAGCGGGTATATTCAAAGATTTATCTAACCTTTGGGAAGTGGCTAACAACTCACCAGAACCACTTAAAAAATGGGCATCACAAATAGTTAATGTAACAACCAGAGTCTTAAATAGTATGGCTATTAAAGAGATAAATGCTCGTTGGGAGAAAGAACCTTTAGATTATTTCAATAACTATTTAAAAGATAGGTATCCATTGAAACTTAATGCCTATAAACAAAGCTCAGCTAAATCATTTATAGAGTTTTTCAAGAAAGATGGTGTGATGCAGAAGTTTATAAAAGAAAACTTGGCATCATTAATTGAAAAAAGTTCAAATTCAAGAGGGTATGTTTGGAAGAAATATTATGGTGAGCCTTTTGCTTATGATGAAGATTTCTTAGCAATGATTAATTCTTTGAATACTATAGAAGAGATGTTTTTCTCTGAAGAAGGTATAGGGTTTAAAATATTTTTAGTCCCAGATTATTTAAATAAGAATTTATCTGTATTATCAATAGACTTTAACAATAAATCTTATAGCTATGCAAATGGACCTCAAGAAGATTTTATAATAGAGTGGCCTGCTAAAAATATTAATAAGTCTCCTGTGACAATTAGTTATACATCAAAAGATGGAGATACTAATATGATTAATTTTGATGGCGAATGGGGACTCTTTAAATTCCTTGAAAAGGGTAATATAAAATATAGTGAAGAGAAAGGTGTTAACAGGTTTAGAATTTATAATGATAAAGATATCTTGGCTGAGTATACACTTAAGACGAATAGCTTAGATGATAAGTTTAGCTTTGATGTATTTAAAAATTTAAATGTTATGGATCGAATTAAGAGTTCGAAAGAGGTGAATAAATGA
- the tssK gene encoding type VI secretion system baseplate subunit TssK: protein MKRVAWFSGLSVSQHHFQVQDSFNESAQLQLVRNAKYFYGVKNIEIDEAKLEQGIVSFSKCEAVMPDGTLINIPSVDADELSLQVDESASGKTIYIAIAPLPSNAKLAADSKLDATTERYYTYKQSVSDAMVGLEQSLEIATLKLNMYLITDTANYQDFIILPVAKINSVSSNKTVLLDKDFIPPLLNVFANAKLKKSLKNIFMLAQQRRKQLTQRLSNIDDYGTAGIMEALFMQLLNRYIPSIQHIHDSERVHPEELFRVLLTFSSELRTFTHQEKGYNQYPKYKHDDLTTSFTALSEDLKEAFAYVFEERSIRVPLDYIDKYALYTANIESVDMANIAEWGFVIACKTEIPKEQLSLALPKMIKVASKAQITNVVSKQLPGIKVSAMSSSPKQIPFMSDYVYFELDKKSEFWKSIYDSKIISIYLTRKFAQIDIQLWAIKR, encoded by the coding sequence ATGAAAAGAGTAGCATGGTTTTCAGGGTTGTCGGTCTCTCAGCACCACTTTCAAGTACAAGATTCTTTTAATGAGTCAGCACAGCTCCAGCTAGTTAGGAATGCTAAGTATTTTTATGGAGTGAAAAATATAGAAATTGATGAGGCTAAACTAGAACAAGGTATAGTTTCTTTTTCAAAGTGTGAAGCTGTTATGCCTGATGGAACACTAATCAATATTCCTAGTGTTGATGCTGATGAGCTATCATTGCAGGTTGATGAATCAGCCTCTGGGAAGACTATATATATAGCAATTGCTCCATTACCTAGCAATGCTAAGTTGGCAGCAGATAGCAAGTTAGATGCTACTACTGAAAGGTATTATACTTATAAGCAGTCAGTTAGTGATGCAATGGTAGGACTTGAACAGTCATTGGAAATTGCTACTTTAAAATTAAATATGTATCTAATTACAGATACCGCAAACTATCAAGACTTCATTATATTACCAGTTGCTAAAATTAATTCAGTAAGTTCTAATAAAACAGTATTGTTAGATAAAGATTTTATTCCGCCTTTATTAAATGTTTTTGCAAACGCTAAGCTAAAAAAGAGTTTGAAAAATATTTTTATGTTAGCTCAACAAAGAAGAAAACAGCTGACTCAAAGGCTATCAAATATCGATGATTATGGGACAGCAGGGATTATGGAAGCTTTATTTATGCAACTATTAAATAGATACATTCCATCGATACAACATATCCATGATAGTGAAAGAGTGCATCCAGAAGAGTTATTCAGAGTGCTACTAACATTCTCATCTGAGTTAAGAACTTTTACTCACCAAGAAAAAGGATATAATCAATATCCTAAATATAAACATGATGATTTGACAACTAGCTTTACAGCACTATCTGAAGATCTTAAAGAAGCATTTGCTTATGTCTTTGAGGAAAGATCAATAAGAGTTCCTCTTGATTATATTGATAAATATGCACTATACACTGCAAATATAGAAAGTGTAGATATGGCAAATATTGCTGAATGGGGCTTTGTAATTGCATGCAAGACAGAGATACCAAAAGAACAATTATCTCTTGCGCTACCTAAGATGATAAAGGTTGCATCAAAAGCACAGATAACAAATGTTGTATCTAAGCAGTTACCAGGTATCAAAGTTTCAGCGATGTCTTCTTCTCCAAAGCAAATACCATTTATGTCTGACTATGTTTATTTTGAGTTGGATAAGAAATCAGAGTTTTGGAAATCTATTTATGATTCAAAAATTATATCAATTTATTTAACTAGAAAATTCGCACAAATTGATATTCAATTATGGGCAATTAAGAGGTAA
- the tagH gene encoding type VI secretion system-associated FHA domain protein TagH: MLTFRVGNSQDIVAEYGNVEIQKTFSELGGYIGRSKNCQWPLSDHTRKISGKHIHLESQYGEFFITDISTNGTKLNGLRLERNFPTKIKQGDVLELGLYKLVVANISKNSEHSDIKHIINNQESQNSNDNLAFLEETNLADNNHLPFEESHDHSAHQTRDAFEHLRVNSDFVMDELPQPQAIEHSAGAEEQFLNSASNEEASLEDLAHIVNISDAEQEFDFSAIQQPEKQQAPVYEKPQAPQPHSYKKEDYSAEQQPSYHTDFERAKQNTNSQKHVPQGTIHNNESINNNLRHVEQVEQNRAENSRSAESDVFLNMLCQKIGLSYNVISQVDKNKIYSDVIDILSYSIDGVIRLMMERNSAKNKLDSDLTMFTSQVKNPFKMSMSAKQALETIFFDTNGQIMPPRQAVGESISEITSHFKKVDNSTREVVELVVDAFDPEKIEREVSEAGRVIPGTLATKCWTKHKAKYTQMLGTTQKQKQKNIKEYISEKYNQSN; this comes from the coding sequence ATGTTAACTTTCAGGGTTGGTAACTCCCAAGATATTGTAGCTGAGTATGGGAATGTAGAAATCCAAAAAACTTTTTCAGAATTAGGTGGTTATATTGGTAGATCTAAAAATTGTCAATGGCCGTTGAGTGATCATACACGTAAGATCTCTGGAAAACACATACATTTAGAATCTCAGTATGGAGAGTTTTTTATTACAGATATTAGTACTAATGGTACTAAATTAAATGGTTTAAGGCTTGAGCGAAATTTTCCAACAAAAATCAAACAAGGAGATGTACTTGAGCTAGGTTTGTACAAACTCGTTGTAGCAAATATTTCAAAAAATAGTGAGCATTCAGATATTAAGCATATTATTAATAATCAAGAATCACAGAATTCTAATGATAACTTAGCTTTTTTAGAGGAAACTAATCTAGCAGATAATAATCATTTACCTTTTGAAGAGAGTCATGACCATAGCGCACATCAGACAAGAGATGCGTTTGAGCATTTAAGAGTGAATTCTGATTTTGTGATGGATGAATTACCTCAACCTCAAGCTATAGAGCATTCAGCAGGTGCTGAAGAGCAGTTTTTAAATTCAGCTTCTAATGAAGAAGCTTCTTTAGAGGATTTGGCACATATTGTTAATATAAGTGATGCGGAGCAAGAGTTTGACTTTTCTGCGATACAGCAACCTGAAAAGCAACAAGCCCCCGTGTATGAAAAGCCACAAGCACCTCAGCCGCATAGTTATAAAAAAGAAGATTATTCAGCTGAGCAGCAACCATCTTATCATACTGATTTTGAGAGAGCTAAACAAAATACTAATTCTCAAAAGCATGTTCCTCAAGGAACAATACACAATAATGAGTCAATAAATAATAACCTAAGACATGTTGAGCAAGTTGAGCAAAACAGAGCTGAAAATAGTAGATCAGCTGAATCAGATGTTTTTTTAAACATGTTATGTCAAAAAATTGGACTTTCATACAATGTGATTTCACAAGTTGATAAGAATAAAATTTACTCTGATGTCATTGATATATTATCTTATTCTATCGATGGTGTGATTCGTTTGATGATGGAAAGAAATAGTGCTAAAAATAAGTTAGACAGTGATTTAACAATGTTTACGTCTCAGGTAAAAAATCCATTTAAAATGAGTATGTCAGCAAAACAAGCACTAGAGACTATTTTCTTTGATACAAATGGTCAGATAATGCCTCCTAGACAAGCTGTTGGGGAGTCTATTAGTGAAATTACTTCACACTTTAAAAAAGTTGATAATTCAACTCGTGAAGTTGTCGAACTAGTTGTTGATGCTTTTGATCCTGAGAAGATAGAAAGAGAAGTTTCTGAAGCTGGTAGAGTTATTCCAGGGACATTGGCTACTAAATGTTGGACAAAGCATAAAGCTAAATATACACAAATGTTAGGTACAACACAGAAGCAAAAGCAGAAAAATATAAAAGAATATATCTCAGAAAAATATAATCAGAGTAACTAA
- the icmH gene encoding type IVB secretion system protein IcmH/DotU, giving the protein MYDNNDDDKTIFMPLAENDEVTQQSFGEIREQDARELTSENLFQKISKLEYMFGPNNLMKYASEIFAVHYQVVNKSIDFSVDKLKMTLSDGLTKFTIRCQQDGVGENLLKSAKYILCAFIDEAILSTEYGQNIHWSQQSMLSTNFNESWGGETFFKIRLYCLDNISEYLELFELIYICICLGFKGQFSNKSNGKLMLDRLKRESYDAICQYRELHDDASVAKHWQTDYEPKAPIKYKHTFSIFFGVIFAILTVVYIGLSFFINQAESPVIKDIDNTKQQLITSYESSPSTSSDESVINQK; this is encoded by the coding sequence ATGTACGATAACAATGATGACGATAAAACGATATTTATGCCACTAGCTGAAAACGATGAAGTTACTCAGCAAAGTTTTGGTGAAATTAGAGAGCAAGATGCTAGAGAATTAACTAGTGAAAATTTATTTCAAAAAATATCTAAGCTTGAATATATGTTTGGGCCAAATAATCTGATGAAATATGCTAGTGAAATTTTTGCAGTGCATTATCAAGTAGTTAATAAATCGATTGATTTTAGTGTTGATAAGTTAAAAATGACTCTTTCAGATGGATTAACTAAATTTACCATTAGATGTCAGCAAGATGGTGTTGGTGAAAATCTTCTGAAAAGTGCTAAGTATATTTTATGTGCCTTTATAGATGAGGCGATTTTATCTACAGAGTATGGACAAAATATCCATTGGTCTCAACAGTCTATGTTAAGTACAAATTTTAATGAATCTTGGGGTGGTGAAACCTTTTTTAAAATTAGGTTGTATTGTCTAGATAATATATCAGAATATCTTGAACTTTTTGAACTAATTTATATATGTATATGTCTTGGTTTTAAAGGGCAGTTTTCTAATAAATCTAATGGCAAACTTATGCTTGATAGACTTAAGAGAGAGTCGTATGATGCTATTTGTCAATATAGAGAATTACACGATGATGCTTCAGTTGCTAAGCATTGGCAAACAGACTATGAGCCAAAAGCTCCTATTAAATATAAACATACTTTTTCTATATTTTTTGGAGTTATATTTGCTATCTTAACAGTTGTATATATTGGACTGTCTTTTTTCATAAATCAGGCAGAATCCCCAGTTATCAAGGATATTGATAATACAAAACAACAACTTATAACGTCATATGAAAGTTCTCCTTCCACATCTTCAGATGAAAGTGTAATAAATCAAAAATGA